The following are from one region of the Endozoicomonas sp. 4G genome:
- the putA gene encoding bifunctional proline dehydrogenase/L-glutamate gamma-semialdehyde dehydrogenase PutA, with protein MFEANAVFKPEFIQQNPARLWEMISPQYSVDESALLAQLVDLARPEPKQLAAITQRATDLVEQVRAREDSIHMIDSMLLQYSLDTREGILLMCLAEALMRIPDSETADALIRDKLSVAEWEKHLKQSDSLLVNASTWGLMLTGKVVTLDKSEDRRPGSVIGRLVKKMGEPVIRQAVNQAMKIMGEHFVLGRTIAEALKNGRKPREKGYTYSFDMLGEAALTHKDAEKYLASYMVAVKSVGQETGGSYKGPRPTVSIKLSALHPRYEVANEARVLKELHDSVLELIRSARSLNVGITIDAEEQDRLELSLKLFEKLYRHPDCQGWGGFGLVVQSYGKRALPVLAWLAALAKEQGDEIPVRLVKGAYWDSEIKLCQQSGYSGYPVYTRKEATDVAYLVCARFLLSDPVKGAIYPQFASHNAHTVASILSMAEHRHYEFQRLHGMGDALYNTVLDQEKSDVRIYAPVGSHKDLLPYLVRRLLENGANSSFVHRLVDAKTPVVDLVHHPVSVLETHRSLANDRIPLPVDIFGEDRVNSMGVNIDIESQWQPFSESVQRFMSQTWHKGPVISGQQVETEKAVDVQCPYQLSELAGRLHYAGEKEVDQAISVAHKAFDSWNQTPVETRARSLEKLADLLEANLEELVALCHKEAGKTIHDSIDEVREAVDFCRYYANQAREKFAAPQLMPGPTGESNELYLTGRGVFLCISPWNFPLAIFLGQVVAALACGNTVVAKPAEQTTLIAARAVEMMLEAGVPADVIQLVPGEGKDIGHQLTADPRIAGVAFTGSTQTARLINQTLAAREGAIIPLIAETGGQNAMIVDSTALPEQVVNDVVQSAFASAGQRCSALRVLYVQEDIADRIEDLLVGAMAELKVGHPALHETDLGPVISEVAQQGLQAHVDRMKREARLIAEVKLGAQCNEGYFVAPVAFEIEGISQLEKEQFGPILHVIRYKASELDKVIQEINGTGYGLTLGVHSRNEATSTYIEQSLKVGNAYINRNQIGAVVGVQPFGGQGLSGTGPKAGGPHYLYRFATERTRTINTTAVGGNATLLSLGAGH; from the coding sequence ATGTTTGAGGCTAATGCCGTATTTAAGCCTGAATTCATCCAACAGAATCCAGCCAGACTTTGGGAGATGATCTCTCCGCAGTACAGTGTGGATGAGTCAGCCTTGTTGGCGCAGCTGGTCGATCTGGCCAGACCTGAGCCAAAGCAGCTGGCTGCTATAACCCAACGGGCTACCGACCTGGTCGAACAGGTTCGGGCCCGGGAAGATTCCATTCACATGATTGACTCCATGCTGCTGCAATACAGCCTGGATACCCGTGAAGGCATTCTGCTGATGTGTCTGGCAGAAGCCCTGATGAGAATTCCTGACTCTGAAACTGCCGACGCCCTGATTCGCGACAAGCTCAGTGTTGCTGAATGGGAAAAACACCTGAAACAAAGTGATTCACTGCTGGTCAATGCTTCCACCTGGGGTCTGATGCTGACTGGCAAAGTGGTGACATTGGACAAGTCTGAAGATCGCCGCCCGGGCAGTGTCATTGGTCGGCTGGTTAAAAAAATGGGTGAGCCCGTGATTCGTCAGGCCGTGAACCAGGCGATGAAAATTATGGGTGAGCATTTTGTCCTGGGTCGTACCATTGCCGAAGCCCTTAAGAATGGCCGCAAGCCAAGAGAGAAAGGCTACACCTATTCTTTTGATATGCTTGGTGAAGCGGCCCTGACCCACAAAGATGCAGAGAAATATCTGGCTTCCTACATGGTGGCGGTCAAGTCTGTTGGTCAGGAAACCGGTGGCAGCTATAAAGGCCCTCGTCCTACCGTTTCTATCAAACTGTCTGCCCTGCATCCCCGCTATGAAGTGGCCAATGAAGCCCGTGTTCTGAAAGAACTGCACGACAGTGTGCTGGAACTGATTCGTTCCGCCAGAAGTCTGAATGTGGGAATCACCATTGATGCCGAAGAACAGGATCGCCTTGAACTGTCCCTGAAACTGTTCGAGAAGCTCTACCGTCATCCTGACTGTCAGGGTTGGGGTGGTTTTGGACTGGTGGTTCAGTCCTACGGTAAAAGAGCGCTCCCCGTCCTTGCCTGGCTGGCGGCTCTGGCCAAAGAGCAGGGGGATGAAATTCCTGTGCGTTTGGTAAAAGGCGCCTACTGGGACAGTGAAATCAAACTGTGTCAGCAATCCGGATATTCCGGCTACCCGGTTTACACGCGCAAAGAAGCTACCGATGTCGCCTACCTGGTGTGTGCCCGTTTTCTGCTGAGTGATCCTGTTAAAGGGGCTATTTATCCCCAGTTTGCTTCCCACAATGCTCATACGGTTGCCAGCATCCTGAGCATGGCAGAACATCGCCATTATGAGTTCCAGCGTCTGCACGGAATGGGGGATGCCCTCTATAACACCGTGTTGGATCAGGAAAAATCAGACGTTCGCATTTATGCCCCCGTGGGCAGTCACAAAGATTTGCTGCCCTACCTGGTGCGCCGACTGCTGGAAAATGGCGCTAACTCATCGTTTGTTCATCGTCTGGTGGATGCCAAAACGCCTGTTGTCGATCTGGTTCATCATCCGGTCAGTGTGCTTGAGACACACCGTTCTCTGGCTAATGACCGAATTCCCCTACCGGTAGATATTTTTGGAGAGGACAGAGTTAATTCCATGGGTGTAAATATCGATATCGAGTCTCAGTGGCAGCCGTTTTCTGAATCGGTCCAAAGGTTTATGAGCCAAACATGGCACAAAGGCCCGGTGATTTCTGGTCAACAGGTGGAAACTGAAAAGGCAGTTGACGTGCAGTGTCCTTATCAGCTCAGCGAGCTGGCCGGTCGCTTGCATTATGCCGGAGAAAAAGAAGTGGACCAGGCTATTTCAGTGGCTCACAAAGCCTTTGATAGCTGGAATCAGACACCGGTAGAAACCCGTGCCCGCAGTCTGGAAAAGCTGGCAGACCTGCTGGAAGCCAACCTGGAAGAGCTGGTGGCGCTTTGCCACAAAGAAGCCGGTAAAACGATTCACGACAGTATTGATGAAGTGCGTGAGGCAGTGGACTTCTGTCGTTATTATGCCAATCAGGCGCGTGAGAAATTTGCTGCCCCTCAGCTTATGCCGGGACCCACCGGTGAATCCAATGAGCTTTACCTGACCGGTCGCGGTGTCTTCCTGTGCATTAGCCCCTGGAACTTCCCGCTGGCTATTTTCCTGGGGCAGGTGGTTGCCGCACTGGCCTGTGGCAACACGGTGGTGGCCAAGCCTGCCGAACAAACCACGCTTATTGCCGCACGCGCTGTTGAGATGATGCTGGAAGCCGGAGTGCCAGCCGATGTGATTCAGCTGGTACCGGGTGAAGGTAAAGATATTGGTCATCAGTTGACCGCAGACCCTCGTATTGCCGGTGTTGCTTTCACCGGTTCAACCCAGACAGCCAGGCTGATAAACCAGACTCTGGCGGCACGTGAGGGGGCGATTATACCTCTGATCGCCGAGACCGGTGGCCAGAATGCCATGATTGTAGACTCCACGGCTCTGCCTGAGCAGGTTGTTAATGACGTTGTTCAGTCTGCTTTCGCCAGCGCCGGGCAGCGCTGTTCTGCCCTGCGGGTGCTCTACGTTCAGGAAGACATTGCCGATCGTATTGAAGACTTGCTGGTCGGTGCGATGGCAGAACTGAAAGTGGGTCATCCAGCCCTGCACGAAACCGACCTTGGCCCTGTGATCAGTGAAGTGGCCCAGCAAGGACTACAGGCTCACGTCGATCGCATGAAGCGGGAAGCTCGCCTGATTGCAGAAGTGAAGCTGGGCGCCCAATGCAATGAAGGTTATTTTGTTGCGCCAGTGGCCTTTGAGATCGAAGGCATCAGCCAACTGGAAAAAGAACAGTTTGGCCCCATTCTTCATGTGATTCGTTACAAGGCTTCTGAACTGGATAAAGTGATCCAGGAAATCAACGGCACAGGTTACGGCCTGACGCTGGGGGTACACAGCCGTAACGAAGCGACCTCAACTTACATTGAGCAAAGCCTGAAAGTGGGTAATGCCTACATTAACCGCAATCAGATTGGTGCGGTTGTGGGGGTTCAGCCATTTGGTGGCCAGGGGCTCTCCGGTACTGGTCCAAAAGCTGGTGGACCTCATTACCTGTATCGCTTTGCCACTGAACGTACCCGCACCATCAATACGACGGCTGTCGGTGGTAATGCCACGCTGTTGTCTCTGGGTGCTGGTCACTGA
- the putP gene encoding sodium/proline symporter PutP: MITNTFATLMTFVVYLGMMLTIGLWAWKRTSDSEDYFLGGRSLGPWPAALSAGASDMSGWLLLGLPGYAFASGVEAFWLAGGLLVGTWLNWLLMARRLRVYSAASGNALTLPEFFTNRFRDTSRVLQVVSAFFILLFFLFYTSSGLVAGGKLFETVFGLDYTWAVIIGALCVISYTLFGGFLAVSWTDLVQGLLMAAAMVIVPVIALQTGNSDASLFEQLSAHNPELLNPFTTSEGEALGWMAIVSLVAWGLGYFGQPHILARFAGIRSEQDVPKARRIAVSWSAISMLGAIMVGLIGLLYINGTNLSLGDGETIFMVLVNALFHPVVAGILLAAILAAIMSTADSQLLVSSSALAEDFYKAVIRKQADQKEVLMVGRLAVVLIALVALALATSPDSSVLGLVSYAWAGFGAAFGPALIMSLYWKRMNRNGALAGIIVGGVTVVLWKQVSGGIFDLYEIVPGMLFAFVAIVVASLMSGEPEAEIVDEFDDVEKALVHGCS, encoded by the coding sequence ATGATTACAAATACCTTTGCGACACTCATGACGTTTGTCGTATATCTCGGCATGATGCTGACCATAGGTCTCTGGGCCTGGAAGCGGACTTCGGACTCTGAAGATTATTTTCTGGGTGGTCGTAGCTTGGGGCCCTGGCCTGCCGCCCTGAGTGCAGGTGCTTCTGATATGAGTGGCTGGCTGCTGCTGGGTTTACCGGGTTATGCCTTTGCTTCAGGGGTTGAAGCTTTCTGGTTGGCGGGTGGTCTGCTGGTGGGCACCTGGTTGAACTGGTTACTGATGGCCCGTCGTCTACGTGTCTACAGCGCCGCTTCCGGAAATGCCCTTACCCTGCCGGAGTTCTTCACTAATCGCTTTCGTGATACTTCCAGGGTGCTGCAGGTGGTTTCGGCGTTTTTTATTCTGCTGTTCTTCCTGTTCTACACAAGCTCTGGTCTGGTGGCCGGTGGCAAGCTGTTCGAAACTGTATTCGGTCTGGATTATACCTGGGCCGTCATCATCGGGGCACTCTGTGTGATTTCTTACACTTTGTTCGGGGGCTTTCTGGCTGTTTCCTGGACAGACCTGGTTCAGGGTCTCTTGATGGCTGCGGCTATGGTGATTGTACCGGTCATTGCTTTGCAAACCGGAAACTCGGATGCCTCACTGTTTGAACAGTTGAGTGCCCACAACCCTGAACTGTTGAATCCGTTTACCACGTCTGAAGGTGAAGCTTTGGGATGGATGGCGATTGTTTCTCTGGTGGCCTGGGGGCTGGGGTATTTTGGTCAACCACATATTCTGGCTCGTTTTGCCGGTATCCGTTCCGAACAGGATGTACCTAAAGCCCGTCGTATAGCGGTGAGCTGGAGTGCTATTTCCATGTTGGGTGCCATTATGGTGGGGCTGATCGGCCTGCTTTACATCAATGGCACGAATCTGTCCCTGGGCGATGGTGAAACGATCTTTATGGTACTGGTCAACGCCCTGTTCCATCCGGTCGTTGCCGGTATTCTGCTGGCGGCTATTCTGGCTGCGATCATGAGTACTGCTGACTCTCAGCTGTTGGTATCTTCTTCTGCGTTGGCAGAAGATTTCTACAAGGCGGTGATTCGCAAGCAGGCTGACCAGAAAGAGGTGTTGATGGTCGGTCGTCTGGCGGTCGTTCTTATCGCTCTGGTCGCCCTTGCTCTGGCTACGTCACCCGATAGTTCTGTTCTGGGTCTGGTTTCTTATGCCTGGGCCGGGTTTGGTGCTGCCTTTGGTCCTGCCCTGATCATGAGTCTGTACTGGAAACGGATGAACCGTAATGGTGCTCTGGCAGGGATTATTGTCGGTGGTGTCACTGTTGTACTGTGGAAGCAGGTGTCGGGGGGGATTTTTGATCTTTATGAGATTGTGCCGGGCATGTTGTTTGCCTTCGTTGCTATTGTGGTTGCCAGTCTGATGTCCGGCGAACCTGAAGCGGAGATCGTTGATGAGTTTGATGATGTAGAAAAAGCTCTGGTACATGGTTGTAGTTGA